One Danio rerio strain Tuebingen ecotype United States chromosome 13, GRCz12tu, whole genome shotgun sequence DNA window includes the following coding sequences:
- the lhb gene encoding lutropin subunit beta isoform X1: MCTEQTIFVCNPGLFWKRTPVYISGERQIHPRRMLLAGNGVFFLFSLFFLLAAAQSLVFPRCELVNETVSVEKEGCPKCLVFQTTICSGHCVTRDPVYKSPFSTVHQTVCTYRDVRYETINLPDCSAGVDPQITYPVALSCDCSLCTINTSDCTIQSLQPDFCMSQREDFPAY, translated from the exons ATGTGCAcag aacaaaccatctttgtatgcaacccaggcttattctggaaacgtacccctgtatacatttctggagagcgccaaatacatcccaggag GATGTTATTGGCTGGAAATGGTGTCTTCTTTCTCTTCTCTTTGTTTTTCCTGCTGGCGGCTGCTCAGAGCTTGGTTTTTCCACGCTGTGAGCTAGTAAATGAGACGGTATCGGTGGAAAAAGAGGGCTGTCCAAAATGCCTGGTGTTTCAGACCACCATCTGCAGCGGCCACTGCGTAACAAGG GATCCCGTTTACAAGAGCCCGTTTTCCACCGTCCACCAGACAGTGTGCACGTACCGGGACGTCCGCTATGAGACCATTAACCTGCCCGACTGTTCCGCCGGTGTGGACCCGCAGATCACATACCCGGTGGCGCTGAGCTGCGACTGCAGTCTGTGCACCATAAACACTTCCGACTGCACCATCCAGAGCCTGCAGCCCGACTTCTGCATGTCCCAGAGAGAGGATTTCCCCGCATACTAG
- the cox20 gene encoding cytochrome c oxidase assembly protein COX20, mitochondrial: MTEEDGKTQGMKVLGILDIHNTPCAREAILHGAAGSVAAGLLHFLATSRVKRSFDVGVAGFMITTLGSWFYCRYNNAKLRFQQRIIQEGLKNKVFYEGTDLDPTLKKTGDK, from the exons ATGACCGAGGAGGACGGCAAGACCCAG GGCATGAAAGTCTTGGGCATCCTGGACATCCACAACACACCCTGTGCTCGTGAAGCGATTCTGCATGGAGCAGCGGGTTCAGTCGCCGCAGGACTACTGCACTTTCTGGCAACCA GTCGAGTAAAGAGGTCGTTTGATGTGGGTGTTGCAGGATTCATGATCACAACACTGGGCTCATG GTTCTACTGCAGATATAATAATGCCAAGCTGCGGTTTCAGCAGAGAATCATTCAAGAAGGCTTAAAGAATAAAGTCTTCTACGAAGGCACGGATTTAGATCCCACACTGAAGAAGACGGGGGATAAGTAA
- the lhb gene encoding lutropin subunit beta precursor, with amino-acid sequence MLLAGNGVFFLFSLFFLLAAAQSLVFPRCELVNETVSVEKEGCPKCLVFQTTICSGHCVTRDPVYKSPFSTVHQTVCTYRDVRYETINLPDCSAGVDPQITYPVALSCDCSLCTINTSDCTIQSLQPDFCMSQREDFPAY; translated from the exons ATGTTATTGGCTGGAAATGGTGTCTTCTTTCTCTTCTCTTTGTTTTTCCTGCTGGCGGCTGCTCAGAGCTTGGTTTTTCCACGCTGTGAGCTAGTAAATGAGACGGTATCGGTGGAAAAAGAGGGCTGTCCAAAATGCCTGGTGTTTCAGACCACCATCTGCAGCGGCCACTGCGTAACAAGG GATCCCGTTTACAAGAGCCCGTTTTCCACCGTCCACCAGACAGTGTGCACGTACCGGGACGTCCGCTATGAGACCATTAACCTGCCCGACTGTTCCGCCGGTGTGGACCCGCAGATCACATACCCGGTGGCGCTGAGCTGCGACTGCAGTCTGTGCACCATAAACACTTCCGACTGCACCATCCAGAGCCTGCAGCCCGACTTCTGCATGTCCCAGAGAGAGGATTTCCCCGCATACTAG